The Niastella koreensis GR20-10 genome includes a window with the following:
- a CDS encoding RagB/SusD family nutrient uptake outer membrane protein, producing MKHPLQYISILILIAASGCKKYLEVPLPIDRIAAASAFDNDYLAAGALNSIYSALYIGNNFDGTQSVNFYTGLYSDELKHLSLNTSYQAVYMDGISSTLGGVTALWINGYKQLYSVNLAIEGLTPDNKGLNYRNQWLGEAYFLRGLLYFYLTNAYGDVPLVLSSDYLKNNSLARSPQADVYKQILADLLQAQTLLTPEYRDGNGVATKDRGRPNQFAASALLARVYLYLQDWKNVATQAGITIGNTATYQLVNPAQVFLLNSTENIWGIVPTSNTVSTYKVKDVSAYILPAGKTPLVAGVPATMSDSLVNSFEPNDLRYTNWVGKDTVLATNTVYYFPYKYKFNISNPTAPQETVVILRLAEQYLIRAEARAQQSDLSGALADLNAVRIRAGLPGSTAVTQTEILNAIQKERRVELFTEGHRLFDLRRTKALDALMTKLSPLKGGSWDSYKQWWPIPVSDVLNNKNLLQTPGYQ from the coding sequence ATGAAACATCCTCTTCAATATATTTCAATACTCATTCTCATTGCCGCATCAGGTTGTAAAAAATACCTGGAAGTGCCTTTGCCTATCGACAGGATCGCCGCTGCATCGGCGTTTGATAATGACTACCTGGCAGCAGGGGCTTTAAACAGTATTTATTCCGCCCTGTATATAGGGAATAACTTTGACGGTACCCAAAGCGTGAATTTTTATACCGGGCTGTATAGTGACGAGTTAAAACATTTATCGCTGAACACCTCTTACCAGGCCGTATATATGGATGGCATAAGCAGTACCCTGGGTGGGGTGACAGCATTATGGATAAACGGGTACAAACAACTCTATTCAGTGAACCTGGCCATTGAGGGATTAACACCGGATAATAAAGGGCTGAACTACCGCAACCAGTGGCTGGGTGAAGCCTACTTCCTGCGGGGCCTGCTCTATTTTTATCTCACCAATGCCTATGGCGATGTGCCCCTGGTATTGAGTTCTGATTATCTAAAAAATAATTCCCTGGCCCGCAGTCCGCAGGCCGATGTATATAAACAAATACTTGCAGATCTGTTACAGGCGCAAACCTTGCTCACACCTGAATACCGCGATGGCAATGGCGTTGCAACAAAAGACAGGGGGCGGCCTAATCAGTTTGCTGCTTCGGCCCTGTTGGCCCGGGTGTATCTGTATCTGCAGGATTGGAAAAATGTTGCAACCCAGGCAGGTATAACAATTGGCAATACCGCCACCTACCAACTGGTTAATCCTGCGCAGGTGTTCCTGTTAAACAGTACGGAGAACATTTGGGGAATAGTACCAACTTCGAATACGGTGTCCACCTATAAGGTTAAAGATGTATCTGCTTATATTCTTCCCGCAGGAAAAACACCTCTGGTGGCAGGTGTGCCTGCAACGATGAGCGATTCACTGGTAAATAGTTTTGAACCCAACGATCTTCGGTATACCAACTGGGTAGGAAAAGATACAGTACTGGCTACTAATACAGTTTATTATTTCCCCTATAAGTACAAGTTTAATATCTCTAATCCCACTGCACCGCAGGAAACGGTGGTTATACTGCGCCTGGCCGAGCAATATCTTATCAGGGCAGAAGCGCGTGCACAACAAAGTGACCTTAGCGGTGCGTTAGCCGATCTGAACGCGGTGCGCATCCGGGCCGGTTTACCAGGTTCTACCGCAGTAACACAAACGGAAATTTTGAATGCCATCCAGAAAGAACGGCGTGTGGAACTGTTTACAGAAGGGCATCGCCTTTTTGATTTACGCAGAACCAAAGCGCTGGATGCACTCATGACAAAACTAAGTCCGCTGAAAGGTGGCTCCTGGGACTCTTACAAACAGTGGTGGCCCATACCGGTATCAGATGTACTAAACAATAAAAACCTTCTTCAAACGCCCGGCTATCAATAA
- a CDS encoding SusC/RagA family TonB-linked outer membrane protein: MRITAILLLGACLQVAAKGRAQNITLSERNAPIEKVLQIIEKQANVSFYYKIELLKKAGPVSIDVKNGTLKQVLDFCFNNQPFTYEMFDKVVVIKPKITPPPNINEVFNQLPWGTKIAGRIIGDAGEQLVGASIRIYQRGKLISSGVSNEKGEFKLGAEFENGAYLLEVTYIGYEKLVREIKLPDLQITVIVMKKSVSVLDEVQYTAYTSTSMRYNTGDITTISSKEIARNPVPNVLQALQGRVAGMFVAQNTGVPNGAFQVQIRSLNTLSGGAKNSPGSLPPGGQPLYIVDGVEYPANSPLPMLNFGQNTPQFRLNGNALNYLDPSQIESISVLKGADATAIYGSRGAFGVIIITTKKAKAGKPSLNVNASYGFSELGKYVQLMNTRDYLAVRRNGMDNDKTKPGTSDLDLNGTWDTTVSNNWKDFYLGEHAPTTRLNATYSGGSANTNFLLGANYSTIHNIQRSKGSVRQGGVNFSVNTATNDRKFTTALSGSYTNNVDDMVQADFAGSAGLTLAPNSPVPILPNGKLNWETGTNYAAILNSLYNNSTDNLVANVSLVYTPVKGLSFTAAGGFNLLTAKEFSGRPSSYFNPANFNASQTWSAVNQYRVRTFSADPRAEYTTLLFGKGRLSLIAGGSIRDMVNQSTYINGTGFASDELLLSPSNAAQTNISTQFTIMPRRYIGGFGVINFRWADKYILSLNGRRDGSSVFGNNKQFGNFGSVGGGWIVSEEPWFKPVRGVISFLKFKASYALVGGSAIPPYQYINSYSFNSTSYNGGISITPFNLANPYLHWETNRNTEIGVNLDVLKGLVNIEAIYYYNKVGDQLTSQPLSSITGFTDFTINSPAHIHSYGAEFTVNTKNISTKNFTWTSRINATVPRTKLKAYPGIDNLVSNVNYQIGKPITGIRLFRYAGVDPTTGMYNFINADGVKGDYTPFLSPKQLNANTDRTEFVDLAPKYYGGILNAFTYKSFSLDFLVTVTKRMGTNYLAFQSYPLGWFNVNYPKDIADRRWMKEGDITDVPKASAGLAALLSQGQFTNSTGAYSDATYARLQNLSITYRLPAKLIQRARMAGLSVYAAGQNLYTISKYKNLDPENMLAGRTPPLRVYTIGINVNY; this comes from the coding sequence ATGAGAATTACAGCCATTCTGTTATTGGGCGCCTGTTTACAGGTTGCTGCTAAAGGAAGGGCGCAGAACATCACACTTTCTGAAAGGAACGCCCCCATCGAAAAGGTACTGCAAATAATTGAAAAGCAGGCCAACGTTTCTTTTTACTACAAGATCGAGTTGCTTAAAAAGGCCGGGCCGGTGTCCATCGATGTAAAAAATGGAACGCTGAAACAGGTACTTGATTTTTGTTTTAACAACCAGCCCTTTACTTATGAAATGTTCGACAAGGTGGTGGTTATAAAACCAAAGATCACCCCGCCGCCAAATATCAATGAAGTGTTTAACCAGCTCCCCTGGGGTACAAAAATAGCTGGCCGCATAATTGGTGATGCGGGAGAACAACTGGTGGGCGCTTCTATTCGCATATATCAACGGGGTAAACTCATCAGCTCCGGGGTGAGCAATGAAAAAGGAGAATTTAAACTGGGGGCGGAATTTGAGAATGGCGCTTATCTATTGGAAGTCACTTATATTGGATATGAAAAGCTCGTTAGGGAAATAAAGCTGCCCGATCTGCAGATCACAGTGATTGTAATGAAGAAATCGGTCAGCGTGCTCGATGAAGTGCAATACACGGCCTATACCAGTACCAGCATGCGGTACAATACCGGTGACATCACTACCATCAGTTCAAAAGAAATAGCCAGGAACCCGGTGCCCAATGTGCTGCAGGCATTGCAGGGCAGGGTAGCGGGCATGTTTGTGGCGCAAAACACAGGTGTGCCTAATGGCGCTTTCCAGGTACAGATCAGGAGTCTTAATACCCTGTCGGGCGGCGCCAAAAATTCTCCTGGCAGTCTTCCGCCTGGTGGTCAACCTTTATATATTGTGGATGGGGTAGAATACCCGGCGAATAGCCCTTTGCCCATGCTCAATTTTGGCCAGAACACTCCTCAGTTCAGGTTAAACGGCAATGCCCTCAATTACCTGGATCCTTCCCAGATAGAATCGATCAGTGTGTTAAAAGGCGCAGATGCCACGGCTATCTATGGTTCGCGAGGGGCTTTTGGCGTTATCATTATAACTACTAAAAAAGCAAAAGCCGGCAAGCCTTCGTTAAATGTCAACGCTTCATACGGATTTTCAGAGCTGGGGAAATATGTACAGTTAATGAACACCCGGGATTACCTGGCTGTACGCCGCAACGGAATGGACAATGATAAAACAAAGCCCGGGACCAGCGATCTTGATCTGAATGGTACCTGGGATACAACCGTCTCAAACAACTGGAAAGATTTTTATTTGGGTGAACATGCACCAACCACCCGGTTGAATGCTACTTATTCGGGAGGCTCGGCCAATACTAATTTTTTGCTGGGGGCTAATTACAGCACCATCCATAATATACAACGCAGTAAAGGATCTGTGAGGCAGGGAGGCGTGAACTTTAGTGTAAATACCGCTACCAATGACCGCAAGTTCACTACAGCCTTGTCGGGCAGTTATACCAACAATGTAGATGATATGGTGCAGGCTGATTTTGCCGGTTCGGCAGGGCTTACACTGGCGCCCAATTCGCCTGTTCCTATCTTGCCCAATGGTAAGCTTAACTGGGAAACCGGTACCAATTATGCAGCGATCCTGAATTCACTGTACAATAACAGTACCGACAATTTGGTTGCAAATGTGTCTTTGGTATATACGCCTGTTAAGGGCCTGAGCTTTACTGCCGCAGGTGGGTTTAACCTGTTAACGGCAAAGGAATTTTCCGGCAGACCCAGTTCTTATTTCAACCCGGCTAACTTTAACGCTTCGCAAACCTGGAGTGCGGTTAATCAATACCGCGTTCGTACGTTCAGTGCCGATCCGCGTGCAGAGTATACCACCCTGTTATTTGGAAAGGGCCGCCTGAGCCTTATTGCCGGTGGTAGTATACGTGATATGGTGAACCAGAGTACCTATATAAACGGGACCGGTTTTGCGTCTGATGAACTGCTGTTGAGCCCCTCTAATGCCGCTCAAACCAATATATCCACGCAGTTTACGATTATGCCAAGACGATATATCGGGGGCTTTGGGGTAATCAATTTCCGCTGGGCCGATAAATACATACTTTCATTAAATGGAAGGCGCGATGGTTCTTCCGTGTTCGGGAATAATAAACAGTTTGGTAATTTCGGATCTGTAGGCGGTGGCTGGATCGTAAGTGAGGAGCCCTGGTTTAAACCGGTACGGGGTGTTATCAGCTTTCTTAAATTCAAGGCCAGTTATGCCCTGGTGGGTGGCAGTGCTATTCCACCTTATCAATATATAAACTCCTACAGCTTTAACAGCACCTCATATAATGGAGGTATTTCAATTACCCCCTTCAACCTGGCAAATCCATACCTGCATTGGGAAACCAACAGGAATACGGAAATAGGGGTGAACCTGGATGTGCTGAAGGGGTTGGTAAATATTGAGGCCATCTATTACTATAACAAGGTAGGTGATCAACTGACCAGCCAGCCGTTGTCGAGTATAACCGGCTTCACCGATTTTACAATTAATTCGCCGGCGCATATTCACAGCTACGGGGCCGAATTTACGGTGAATACAAAGAACATCAGCACTAAAAATTTCACCTGGACTTCCCGGATCAATGCCACTGTGCCACGTACAAAATTGAAAGCTTATCCCGGAATAGATAACCTGGTGAGCAATGTGAACTACCAGATCGGCAAACCCATTACCGGCATCAGGCTGTTCAGGTATGCAGGTGTTGATCCCACAACGGGCATGTATAATTTTATCAATGCCGATGGCGTAAAAGGCGACTATACACCTTTCCTGAGTCCCAAACAGTTGAATGCGAATACCGACAGGACGGAGTTTGTAGACCTGGCGCCTAAGTATTATGGCGGTATCCTGAACGCCTTTACCTATAAAAGTTTCAGTCTTGATTTCCTGGTTACAGTAACCAAACGAATGGGCACCAACTACCTGGCTTTCCAAAGTTATCCGCTGGGCTGGTTCAATGTGAATTATCCCAAAGATATTGCCGATAGAAGGTGGATGAAAGAAGGTGATATTACCGATGTGCCTAAAGCCAGTGCTGGTTTGGCCGCGTTATTGAGTCAGGGCCAGTTTACCAACAGTACCGGTGCATACAGCGATGCTACCTACGCTCGCCTGCAAAACCTGAGCATCACGTATCGCTTACCCGCCAAACTGATCCAGCGGGCACGCATGGCCGGTTTATCGGTATATGCAGCGGGGCAGAACCTGTATACCATTTCGAAGTATAAGAACCTCGATCCGGAGAATATGCTGGCTGGCCGTACACCTCCTTTACGGGTATACACCATCGGTATTAACGTGAATTATTAA
- a CDS encoding FecR family protein, protein MAISKEQLEELYHKYVQNQCTQQELDALINELGFEGEDVQEETIMQLFNATWDGLDVFPGKYQLPALTLPQEITYETPVVSMYAAKRRWMRMAAAASVLLVMGVAAYWLIRTRETKPGTTTIATTKDISPGGNKAILILADNSTIVLDSAANGKLAQQGIATVTKSNGGQLSYSLPANREGSGEAKEVTYNTLRTPRGGIYQLVLPDGSKVWLNAASSITYPTSFPGKERKITIDGEAYLEVVHNAAKPFKVESSGSEVEVLGTHFNVHAYTDEAAEKITLIEGRVKVGRRPSFAKASAGEADGKGESVVLKPGEQAIAIVSPLTTDPADSRHSDKVGNSPLTIEHAPNIDEVLAWKNGLFNFANADIESVMKQVERWYDVEVVYEGARPEGHFRGKIPRNVMASEMLKIIEASGVHFRIENKKIIIMK, encoded by the coding sequence ATGGCAATAAGCAAGGAACAATTGGAGGAGCTATATCATAAATACGTACAAAACCAATGTACGCAGCAGGAGCTGGATGCATTGATCAATGAACTGGGTTTTGAAGGAGAGGATGTGCAGGAAGAAACGATCATGCAATTGTTCAATGCCACCTGGGATGGCCTGGATGTATTCCCCGGTAAATACCAGTTGCCGGCATTGACGCTTCCACAAGAGATTACCTATGAGACACCCGTGGTAAGCATGTACGCTGCGAAAAGAAGATGGATGCGGATGGCAGCCGCCGCCTCTGTTTTGTTGGTTATGGGAGTGGCTGCGTACTGGTTAATCCGTACCCGGGAAACTAAGCCCGGCACAACAACAATTGCAACAACCAAAGATATTTCACCAGGCGGTAACAAGGCCATTCTTATTCTGGCCGACAATTCGACCATCGTTCTTGACAGTGCCGCTAACGGAAAACTGGCGCAACAGGGAATAGCAACTGTAACAAAATCAAACGGTGGTCAACTCTCTTACTCCCTCCCGGCTAATCGGGAGGGAAGTGGGGAGGCTAAGGAAGTAACTTATAATACCCTTCGTACACCTCGTGGCGGTATTTACCAACTGGTATTGCCCGATGGCTCAAAAGTGTGGCTGAATGCCGCTTCATCTATTACCTATCCAACCTCATTCCCCGGAAAAGAAAGAAAAATTACCATCGATGGCGAAGCCTACCTGGAAGTAGTGCACAATGCCGCCAAGCCATTTAAGGTAGAATCCAGTGGCTCCGAAGTAGAAGTGTTGGGTACACATTTTAATGTACATGCCTATACTGATGAAGCGGCTGAGAAAATTACTTTAATTGAAGGGAGAGTGAAAGTCGGCAGACGGCCCTCCTTCGCTAAAGCTTCGGCGGGCGAAGCAGATGGCAAAGGGGAATCTGTTGTCTTGAAACCTGGTGAGCAGGCAATTGCAATAGTGAGCCCACTCACCACTGACCCTGCCGATTCCCGGCATTCCGACAAAGTGGGGAACTCACCACTCACCATAGAGCATGCTCCAAATATCGACGAGGTCCTTGCCTGGAAAAACGGCCTCTTCAATTTCGCCAATGCCGATATAGAATCTGTCATGAAACAGGTAGAACGCTGGTACGATGTGGAAGTAGTATATGAAGGCGCCAGACCCGAAGGGCATTTCAGGGGAAAGATCCCGCGGAATGTAATGGCCAGTGAAATGTTGAAGATCATTGAAGCCAGTGGTGTTCATTTCAGGATCGAAAACAAGAAAATCATTATAATGAAATAA
- a CDS encoding SusC/RagA family TonB-linked outer membrane protein has protein sequence MIAIRKFCILLFILWLCAPYESAAQQKRIFGKVFNTSNLPMPGVNIQLKGTNIGTFTDTKGVFTLTIPDNKQAVIVVSAVGYNTQEVDVTNNNGEVTVSLTEQVAQLSDVVVVGYGTARKKDLTGSVGSVGLASTDKTPVFGTGQLMQGRVAGVQVTQTNAQPGSSFTVRIRGTNSISMSSDPLYVIDGYAGADIAALNPNDIVSIDVLKDASATAIYGSRGANGVVMITTRRGSAGRKSVTVDAYTGFQQVAHKLDMMNAKQYAEFMNETYANLNPTITTRPFSQAQIDTLGKGTDWQDELFRNAKMSNFNVGFSGGNADSRYYLSMNYFTQDGVIINSNYKRGNLRFNLDSKVSEKIKIGLSSQLSYDNQLRANVNTTGGSTGGTLLDALLFNPGIPVYDNTGAFTYQNGPNNYSIIAGNPVAAAMLNSDKAKNTRLFANFFAEYEPIKGLKIRSSFGGEYRNYRNDVFRPSTTYLGTLNGGGYAQIVTNNNYNWLNENTITYDKAFNKNNALNLVGGFTYQEFKNSSVTSTVTGLSTNNLATDNLGIGGATDGSNTSLNTLASFLGRANYRLMDKYLFTVTFRADASSRFGANNKWGYFPSGAFAWRVKEENFLKDVNAISDLKFRASYGLTGNQEIPNYLSLKQYTSNTYWLGQARVNGFSPNNLPNPDLSWEATKALDLGFDLGILENRVQFTADYYLKKTTKLLYNVLLPVTSGFSSITQNLGSVQNQGIELGINTINIDKKDLKWTTAFNISANRNKVLSLGPYNSQFTGNVSTNLFPGGKTFSSLLQVGKPIGEFYGYEFGGIWQTQDQINKSGTKQKVKPGDPIYKDLNGDSALDGTNDRTVIGHALPKFTYGFTSNLTVGRFNLFVLIQGVQGVNILNENKIEMEAGNAYANKFAYVYTDSWRGEGTSNTLPSAGNTLRRTLGVTSDMIEDGSYMRFKTITLSYDLPLPKLSNVFKSANIYATAQNLITITSYSGYDPEVNSYSNTQGNYTSLNVDYNPYPNIKTYTLGVKLGF, from the coding sequence ATGATTGCGATTCGGAAATTCTGTATCCTGCTATTCATCCTATGGTTATGTGCCCCTTATGAATCGGCAGCCCAACAAAAAAGGATTTTCGGCAAGGTTTTCAACACATCCAATTTACCTATGCCGGGAGTCAACATCCAATTAAAAGGGACCAACATTGGAACCTTTACCGACACCAAGGGCGTTTTTACCCTTACCATTCCCGATAACAAACAAGCTGTTATTGTAGTATCTGCCGTGGGTTACAATACCCAGGAGGTTGATGTTACCAACAACAATGGCGAAGTGACCGTTTCTTTAACGGAACAGGTTGCCCAGCTCAGTGACGTGGTGGTGGTTGGTTATGGTACCGCCCGTAAAAAAGACCTTACCGGTTCTGTAGGATCTGTAGGGTTGGCGAGTACCGACAAAACACCCGTATTTGGAACCGGCCAGTTAATGCAGGGCCGGGTAGCGGGCGTTCAGGTAACCCAAACCAATGCGCAGCCGGGTTCATCTTTCACCGTGCGCATCCGCGGTACCAACTCTATTTCCATGAGCAGCGATCCGCTGTATGTAATTGATGGTTATGCCGGCGCCGATATTGCCGCATTAAACCCCAACGACATTGTTTCGATTGATGTATTAAAAGACGCATCGGCCACCGCCATTTACGGTAGCCGGGGCGCTAACGGCGTGGTAATGATCACTACCCGCAGAGGATCGGCGGGCAGAAAATCCGTTACAGTAGATGCTTACACCGGGTTTCAGCAGGTTGCTCACAAGCTCGACATGATGAATGCCAAGCAGTACGCCGAATTCATGAACGAAACGTATGCCAACTTAAACCCTACCATCACAACCAGACCTTTCAGCCAGGCACAGATAGATACGCTGGGTAAAGGCACCGACTGGCAGGATGAGCTGTTCCGTAATGCCAAGATGTCGAATTTCAACGTAGGCTTTTCAGGTGGAAATGCAGATAGCCGTTATTATCTCAGCATGAACTATTTTACCCAGGATGGCGTTATCATCAACTCCAACTACAAACGTGGTAACCTGCGGTTTAACCTGGATAGTAAAGTGAGCGAAAAGATCAAAATAGGTTTGAGTTCACAGCTTTCGTACGACAATCAGTTACGGGCCAACGTAAACACGACTGGTGGCAGCACCGGCGGTACCCTGCTCGATGCCTTGTTATTCAACCCGGGCATACCTGTATATGACAATACCGGCGCCTTTACTTATCAAAACGGCCCCAATAATTATTCTATCATAGCCGGTAACCCCGTAGCAGCTGCTATGCTTAACAGCGATAAAGCGAAGAACACCCGCCTGTTTGCGAATTTCTTTGCTGAATACGAGCCAATCAAAGGCTTGAAGATCCGCAGCAGCTTTGGTGGTGAATACCGTAACTACCGCAATGATGTGTTCCGCCCCAGTACCACTTACCTGGGTACATTGAACGGAGGTGGGTATGCACAGATAGTAACCAACAATAACTACAACTGGCTGAACGAAAACACCATCACTTACGATAAAGCTTTTAATAAAAACAATGCGCTTAATTTAGTAGGTGGTTTTACCTACCAGGAATTTAAGAACAGCTCTGTAACTTCTACAGTAACCGGTTTGTCGACCAATAACCTGGCAACAGACAACCTGGGTATTGGTGGCGCAACAGACGGGTCAAATACCTCATTAAATACATTGGCTTCGTTCCTGGGCCGCGCCAATTACCGGCTAATGGATAAATACCTGTTCACAGTTACCTTCCGGGCAGATGCTTCTTCCCGTTTTGGCGCCAATAACAAATGGGGTTATTTTCCTTCCGGCGCCTTCGCGTGGCGGGTGAAAGAGGAGAACTTCCTGAAAGATGTGAATGCCATCAGCGACCTGAAATTCAGGGCAAGTTATGGCCTTACCGGTAACCAGGAGATCCCCAACTACCTGTCATTGAAACAATATACTTCCAATACTTACTGGCTGGGCCAGGCCCGGGTGAATGGATTCTCCCCCAACAACCTGCCTAATCCGGACCTGTCATGGGAAGCTACAAAAGCACTGGATCTTGGTTTCGACCTGGGCATTCTGGAAAACAGGGTACAATTCACGGCAGATTATTACCTGAAGAAAACAACCAAACTGTTGTACAATGTTTTGCTGCCTGTTACCTCAGGGTTTTCGAGCATAACCCAAAACCTGGGTAGTGTACAGAACCAGGGTATTGAGTTAGGAATCAATACCATCAATATTGATAAGAAAGATCTTAAATGGACCACCGCTTTCAATATCTCTGCTAACCGCAACAAGGTGCTTAGCCTGGGCCCCTATAACTCTCAATTTACCGGTAACGTAAGTACGAACCTGTTCCCCGGCGGAAAAACATTCTCTTCCCTCCTGCAGGTTGGAAAACCGATCGGTGAATTCTATGGTTATGAATTTGGCGGCATCTGGCAAACGCAGGACCAGATCAATAAGAGTGGCACCAAACAAAAAGTAAAACCAGGCGATCCCATTTATAAGGACCTCAACGGCGACAGCGCGCTTGATGGTACAAACGACAGAACGGTCATTGGCCACGCACTCCCGAAATTCACATATGGTTTTACCAGCAACCTTACCGTTGGGCGGTTTAACCTGTTTGTGCTGATCCAGGGTGTACAGGGTGTTAACATCCTCAATGAAAACAAGATTGAAATGGAAGCCGGTAATGCGTATGCCAACAAATTCGCTTACGTATATACTGATTCATGGCGCGGAGAAGGCACCAGCAACACGTTGCCAAGCGCGGGTAATACCCTCCGTCGTACATTGGGCGTAACCAGCGATATGATCGAGGATGGCAGCTATATGCGCTTCAAGACCATTACGCTCAGCTATGATCTGCCACTGCCCAAACTGAGCAATGTATTCAAATCAGCCAACATTTACGCAACTGCACAGAACCTGATCACGATTACCAGTTATTCAGGTTACGATCCCGAAGTGAATTCCTATTCAAACACACAGGGTAATTACACGTCGCTGAATGTTGACTATAACCCCTATCCGAACATCAAAACCTATACGTTAGGGGTTAAACTCGGTTTCTAA
- a CDS encoding RNA polymerase sigma-70 factor: MPTELSNSEKGLLLQIIDGDADAFAEVYDLYKDRIFAFAFTLTKSKEIAEEATQEVFIKLWERRNQIDTNYPLTPYIKKITYNYIISFFRKVKLDRQLQQNLYNNMEALRNTNEDELLQKELNKLYQQAIEQLPRQKRTAYILSREQHLSYEEIALQMGISKNTVRNHMTEAIQFIRNYITNHTDLACLILAFCLHAKGRG; this comes from the coding sequence GTGCCAACTGAGCTTTCAAATAGTGAAAAAGGCCTGCTATTGCAGATTATTGATGGCGATGCGGATGCGTTTGCGGAAGTGTACGACCTGTATAAAGACCGTATTTTTGCCTTTGCTTTTACCCTTACCAAATCGAAAGAAATAGCCGAGGAGGCCACCCAGGAAGTATTTATAAAGTTATGGGAACGCAGAAACCAGATAGATACCAATTACCCGCTTACCCCCTATATAAAAAAGATCACCTATAACTATATTATTAGTTTTTTCAGAAAGGTGAAACTCGACCGGCAGTTGCAACAGAACCTGTATAATAATATGGAGGCGCTGCGCAATACCAATGAAGACGAACTGTTGCAAAAAGAACTGAACAAATTATACCAGCAGGCCATTGAGCAGTTACCCCGGCAAAAACGCACTGCCTACATCCTGAGCCGCGAACAGCATTTAAGCTATGAAGAAATTGCCCTGCAAATGGGCATTAGCAAAAATACGGTGCGCAACCACATGACCGAAGCCATCCAGTTTATCCGGAACTACATTACTAATCATACCGACTTAGCTTGCCTTATCCTCGCTTTTTGTTTGCACGCGAAAGGCAGGGGGTGA